In Oryzias melastigma strain HK-1 linkage group LG16, ASM292280v2, whole genome shotgun sequence, a single genomic region encodes these proteins:
- the s100w gene encoding S100 calcium binding protein W, which produces MPRLDGAITNIVDVFMDYADDGGKKRQLNKEELKKLFEQEIECPELKDKISAEDIEEAMKMLDKNHDGEVNFREFCRCVCVLATGYYHKKIGKGGKKGKSKQEGDEQDG; this is translated from the exons ATGCCACGTCTGGATGGAGCTATTACCAACATCGtggatgtttttatggattACGCTGACGATGGCGGCAAAAAACGACAGTTAAACAAAGAGGAGCTGAAAAAACTGTTTGAGCAAGAGATTGAATGCCCTGAGCTAAAG GACAAAATAAGTGCAGAAGACATTGAGGAAGCCATGAAGATGCTGGACAAAAACCATGATGGTGAGGTGAACTTTCGCGAGTTTTGTCGTTGTGTGTGTGTCCTCGCCACAGGCTACTACCACAAGAAAATAGGCAAGGGCGGCAAAAAGGGCAAGAGCAAACAAGAAGGAGATGAACAAGACGGCTGA